The DNA sequence NNNNNNNNNNNNNNNNNNNNNNNNNNNNNNNNNNNNNNNNNNNNNNNNNNNNNNNNNNNNNNNNNNNNNNNNNNNNNNNNNNNNNNNNNNNNNNNNNNNNNNNNNNNNNNNNNNNNNNNNNNNNNNNNNNNNNNNNNNNNNNNNNNNNNNNNNNNNNNNNNNNNNNNNNNNNNNNNNNNNNNNNNNNNNNNNNNNNNNNNNNNNNNNNNNNNNNNNNNNNNNNNNNNNNNNNNNNNNNNNNNNNNNNNNNNNNNNNNNNNNNNNNNNNNNNNNNNNNNNNNNNNNNNNNNNNNNNNNNNNNNNNNNNNNNNNNNNNNNNNNNNNNNNNNNNNNNNNNNNNNNNNNNNNNNNNNNNNNNNNNNNNNNNNNNNNNNNNNNNNNNNNNNNNNNNNNNNNNNNNNNNNNNNNNNNNNNNNNNNNNNNNNNNNNNNNNNNNNNNNNNNNNNNNNNNNNNNNNNNNNNNNNNNNNNNNNNNNNNNNNNNNNNNNNNNNNNNNNNNNNNNNNNNNNNNNNNNNNNNNNNNNNNNNNNNNNNNNNNNNNNNNNNNNNNNNNNNNNNNNNNNNNNNNNNNNNNNNNNNNNNNNNNNNNNNNNNNNNNNNNNNNNNNNNNNNNNNNNNNNNNNNNNNNNNNNNNNNNNNNNNNNNNNNNNNNNNNNNNNNNNNNNNNNNNNNNNNNNNNNNNNNNNNNNNNNNNNNNNNNNNNNNNNNNNNNNNNNNNNNNNNNNNNNNNNNNNNNNNNNNNNNNNNNNNNNNNNNNNNNNNNNNNNNNNNNNNNNNNNNNNNNNNNNNNNNNNNNNNNNNNNNNNNNNNNNNNNNNNNNNNNNNNNNNNNNNNNNNNNNNNNNNNNNNNNNNNNNNNNNNNNNNNNNNNNNNNNNNNNNNNNNNNNNNNNNNNNNNNNNNNNNNNNNNNNNNNNNNNNNNNNNNNNNNNNNNNNNNNNNNNNNNNNNNNNNNNNNNNNNNNNNNNNNNNNNNNNNNNNNNNNNNNNNNNNNNNNNNNNNNNNNNNNNNNNNNNNNNNNNNNNNNNNNNNNNNNNNNNNNNNNNNNNNNNNNNNNNNNNNNNNNNNNNNNNNNNNNNNNNNNNNNNNNNNNNNNNNNNNNNNNNNNNNNNNNNNNNNNNNNNNNNNNNNNNNNNNNNNNNNNNNNNNNNNNNNNNNNNNNNNNNNNNNNNNNNNNNNNNNNNNNNNNNNNNNNNNNNNNNNNNNNNNNNNNNNNNNNNNNNNNNNNNNNNNNNNNNNNNNNNNNNNNNNNNNNNNNNNNNNNNNNNNNNNNNNNNNNNNNNNNNNNNNNNNNNNNNNNNNNNNNNNNNNNNNNNNNNNNNNNNNNNNNNNNNNNNNNNNNNNNNNNNNNNNNNNNNNNNNNNNNNNNNNNNNNNNNNNNNNNNNNNNNNNNNNNNNNNNNNNNNNNNNNNNNNNNNNNNNNNNNNNNNNNNNNNNNNNNNNNNNNNNNNNNNNNNNNNNNNNNNNNNNNNNNNNNNNNNNNNNNNNNNNNNNNNNNNNNNNNNNNNNNNNNNNNNNNNNNNNNNNNNNNNNNNNNNNNNNNNNNNNNNNNNNNNNNNNNNNNNNNNNNNNNNNNNNNNNNNNNNNNNNNNNNNNNNNNNNNNNNNNNNNNNNNNNNNNNNNNNNNNNNNNNNNNNNNNNNNNNNNNNNNNNNNNNNNNNNNNNNNNNNNNNNNNNNNNNNNNNNNNNNNNNNNNNNNNNNNNNNNNNNNNNNNNNNNNNNNNNNNNNNNNNNNNNNNNNNNNNNNNNNNNNNNNNNNNNNNNNNNNNNNNNNNNNNNNNNNNNNNNNNNNNNNNNNNNNNNNNNNNNNNNNNNNNNNNNNNNNNNNNNNNNNNNNNNNNNNNNNNNNNNNNCTTTTTACTCCAATTCCACTAAAACAAGGATTGAAATCTATAGTATCCTGAGCAACCTCAAAAAATCATCGTATTATTTGACTTTTGTAGTGTTTTAGCTAAATTAGTGGGTAACTAATACTTCCTAAACCTATGCTAAAACAACTTACCCGCTATCTACGTGATTACTTTGGTTTTTCACGTGTCGAAATACACGGAATGTTGGTATTGGGTTTTTTCTGTCTCTTATTGTTGGCGGCGGCGGCCTATCCTTGGCCTTTTCCCCTTAGCCATACAGAAGAGCCTGAGGCCTTGGCTATTCGAGACAGTCTGTGGTTGGTACTGTTGGCCAATGAGGCTGCAGCCCAAGAGCAGGCAGCTGATTTCAGCCCTTCTGATAGTCTTTATGCCTTCAATCCCAACCATCTGGAGGTGTCGGACTGGCAGCAGCTTGGGTTTTCCGAAAAGTTGGCACTACGTCTCTACAACTATGTCTACAAAGGGGGGCAGTTCCGATACCGCACAGACCTAAGGCGTATTTATGGTTTCCCCGATGAGGCCTATGCACTGCTAGAGCCTTACATTCTTTTACCCGAAAAACAAACGCAAAAATACGCTGCCAAAGATACTCAATACCAAAAAACAAAAGGTCATAAAAACAATCATAAAAAGTATGCCAAGTCTGATGAACGAGCATCTGTAGCCGCTCCGCAAGATGGAGACAATAGTGCGTCGGATGTTTCCAACGCATCCCAAGAGGTGCGAAAGCCTTTCCGCCTTGAACTTAATCGGGCGACTGCCGAAGACTTACAGCAAATCAAGGGCATAGGCCCCGGTTATTCGGGGCGTATTGTCAAGTATCGGGAGTCTTTGGGTGGTTTTTATGATTTGGCGCAACTTGGCGAGGTTTACCAACTGCCGCCGGAAGTGGTTGCCAAGCTTCAGGAGGCTGCCTATGTGGATGCTTCGGCGCTTCGCCATCTCTATATCAATAGCGCTACCGAGGCCGAGCTAGCCCTCCACCCCTACCTCAGTGCTAAGCAGGCCAAAACCATCGTGGCATACCGCAAAAACCACGGGGCTTTTAGTGTGCCAGAAGCTTTGGCCAACGTAGGGATTTTTAGTGATGCGCAGTTGACTAGGCTCTTGCCCTATATCCATACAGACTAAGCGCTTGTTTATACCAAGATTCACAAGATTTGATCACGCTGCTGGACATTTTTGGAAAAGTAGCCTGGAGCTCCGGCTCCGAGACAAGCTGAGGCCTCTTTAGATTTGACAAATGTCCAGTGGCGTGAAATAAGCGCTAAGTGCGGTATGGGGCTATACTCCCCCTTTGTCGGTCTCTAGCCCTTGGGCCAACAACCATACTTGGTTGCCATAGGCAGTATCCCATTCTACCAAAACCCGCTGCGAGTGTAGGGTGTTTACTTGCTTGCCCACATAGTTGGGCGCTATGGGCAAATCGCGGGTGTAGCGTCTGTCTATCAAGGTCAGTAGCTCTACTTTGCGCGGGCGGCCAAAGGCTGTCATTGCGTCAAGCGCCGCCCGAACGGTTCGCCCAGTATAGAGTACATCGTCAATCAAGATAACGTTTTTGTTTTCGATGATAAAATCAATCCTTGTTTCGTTGGCCTTGAGCACAGAGCTTCGTCGGCGAAAATCGTCCCGATAGAAAGTAACATCCAAAAATCCTAAAGGCACATTCTGCGCACACATATCATTGAGGCGTTGGTGTAAGCGCTGTGCTACCCGAATCCCCTTAGGCTGTAGGCCTATCAATACAGTGTCTTCAAAATCGCCATAGTTTTCAATCAGCTCATGGCAAAGGCGGCTCAAAATAATATCGAGCAGTTGGTGATTGATAATCAGTTTTTTGTCCATATCACAAAAAGCCCTTGGGCTTGGAGTAGGGTTTGATGCCTAAAATAACGCATAAACCAGCGCTTGTGCAAGGTTTTGGCAGAATTTGAATCAGACTCGAATCCAAACCTTTCATCTGACAGATTACGTACAACAGGCTGTGTGTCTGCCAAACTTGGGGCTAAGCACCACCCCTCCCAACAAACACTAGTGCTTATGTCTGTCTGTAGTCGTTTTTTTCTGCTTATTCTGTGCCTATCCGGCCATTGGTGGCATCCCTTGGCTGCCCAAAACCTCAACGAAGATCTGCGCCAAGCGCTGGCCTATTACAAAGCCGGCAGTTATGAGGAAGCATTGCCTATTTTTGAACAACACGCCGAGGTTTTTCTGAACCAATACGAAGATGACCTTGAGGCTGTCAACGGATACCTCAAGCTCTTGTATGAGTGTTATGTCCAAACAGGGCGCGAGCAACAGGCCCATCAGATGAAAGATTTGATAGCCAGCATCGCATACAACGCCAACCAAGCCCAAAGTACCGAAGACCCTTGGCAAACGGCCAACCATCAGGCAAGGGCTTTGTATCAAGAGGGGCGCTATGAAGAGGCCTTGCGTGGATTTGAGTATGCCCGACAGCTGGCTAAGGAACAACACGGCTCCCAACACCAAGTATATGCTACATTATCTAGCAATATCGCTCTGGCACACAAGGCCCTAGGGCACTATCAAGAAGCCATCAGCTTTTACGAACAAGCCTGCGAGGGGCTGGCCAATACCATCGGCACCGAAAATGGTGTGTATGCTACAGCTTGTAGCAACTTGGGTGTGGTCTATGCTTTGGTAGGTCGCTACCTAGAGGCCGAAACCTGTTACCAAAAAGCACTCGATATAGAACGCCTCACAGAGGGTGTAGAAAGCGCCGCCTATGCTACCTCACTCAATAATTTGGCCTCACTTTATAAGTCTATGGGGCTTTATGAAAAAGCTGAACCTCGATACAAGGAGGCCCTGCGCATCAGGGCCGAAGTATTAGGCACAAAACACGCTGACTATGCGACCTCGTGCAATAACTTGGGGCTATTTTACAAAAACATTGGGCAGTACCTTGTCGCCGAAAAGCTGCTCCAAGAAGCGCTGCGCATCTGGAGCCATAGCCCCGGGAAGGCGCACCCTACTTATGCCACCGGAGCCAGCAACTTGGCCTTACTTTACGAAGATTTAGGTAAATATGCCCAAGCCCAAGACTTACACCTAGAGGTATTGCAGATACGTGCCCAAACCCTCGGAAAACAGCATCAGGACTATGCTCTAGCGGCCAACAACTTGGCCGCTTTCTATGCGCAGACAGGTGATTATGCCCAAGCCCACAAGTACTATCAGGAAGCGCTCGATATCAAGGCGCATACCCTCGGAAAACAACACCCTAGCTATGCAACTACCCTGAGCAATCAGGCCGACATACTCAGCAGGCAAGGCAAACACACTGAGGCGCTAGTGCTGCTACAACAGGCCTATCGGATACGCCAAGAAGCGCTGGGTACGGCACACCCCGACTTTGCCCTAGCGGCCAATAACCTCGCCGCTTGCTACTTTTACCTCCAACAATACGACAAAGCTCAGCCACTCTTTGAAGAAGCTGTGCGCAATCGCCTCGAACAACTCGATATTCTTCTGCCTACCTTGGCCGAAACAGAAAGACGCAACTATGTACAGACCCTAAAGCCGTTTTTTGACAACTACTACCTCTATGCACAGACCTATACCCAAGCTGCCCCACACACCAAGCCTCAAATCGCGCAACAACTCTTCGACCTCAACTTGCGCATCAAAGGACTGTTGTTTTTGTCGTTTCAGAAACTACAACGACAAATTTTGGAAAGCCAAAACGATGCCCTTATCTCACAATA is a window from the Eisenibacter elegans DSM 3317 genome containing:
- a CDS encoding helix-hairpin-helix domain-containing protein yields the protein MLKQLTRYLRDYFGFSRVEIHGMLVLGFFCLLLLAAAAYPWPFPLSHTEEPEALAIRDSLWLVLLANEAAAQEQAADFSPSDSLYAFNPNHLEVSDWQQLGFSEKLALRLYNYVYKGGQFRYRTDLRRIYGFPDEAYALLEPYILLPEKQTQKYAAKDTQYQKTKGHKNNHKKYAKSDERASVAAPQDGDNSASDVSNASQEVRKPFRLELNRATAEDLQQIKGIGPGYSGRIVKYRESLGGFYDLAQLGEVYQLPPEVVAKLQEAAYVDASALRHLYINSATEAELALHPYLSAKQAKTIVAYRKNHGAFSVPEALANVGIFSDAQLTRLLPYIHTD
- the pyrR gene encoding bifunctional pyr operon transcriptional regulator/uracil phosphoribosyltransferase PyrR — its product is MDKKLIINHQLLDIILSRLCHELIENYGDFEDTVLIGLQPKGIRVAQRLHQRLNDMCAQNVPLGFLDVTFYRDDFRRRSSVLKANETRIDFIIENKNVILIDDVLYTGRTVRAALDAMTAFGRPRKVELLTLIDRRYTRDLPIAPNYVGKQVNTLHSQRVLVEWDTAYGNQVWLLAQGLETDKGGV
- a CDS encoding CHAT domain-containing tetratricopeptide repeat protein — translated: MSVCSRFFLLILCLSGHWWHPLAAQNLNEDLRQALAYYKAGSYEEALPIFEQHAEVFLNQYEDDLEAVNGYLKLLYECYVQTGREQQAHQMKDLIASIAYNANQAQSTEDPWQTANHQARALYQEGRYEEALRGFEYARQLAKEQHGSQHQVYATLSSNIALAHKALGHYQEAISFYEQACEGLANTIGTENGVYATACSNLGVVYALVGRYLEAETCYQKALDIERLTEGVESAAYATSLNNLASLYKSMGLYEKAEPRYKEALRIRAEVLGTKHADYATSCNNLGLFYKNIGQYLVAEKLLQEALRIWSHSPGKAHPTYATGASNLALLYEDLGKYAQAQDLHLEVLQIRAQTLGKQHQDYALAANNLAAFYAQTGDYAQAHKYYQEALDIKAHTLGKQHPSYATTLSNQADILSRQGKHTEALVLLQQAYRIRQEALGTAHPDFALAANNLAACYFYLQQYDKAQPLFEEAVRNRLEQLDILLPTLAETERRNYVQTLKPFFDNYYLYAQTYTQAAPHTKPQIAQQLFDLNLRIKGLLFLSFQKLQRQILESQNDALISQYHHWKSRQAYLVEAIQWPLAERQARKVNLQSLRDEVYQLEKQLLQGLQRDGLSESNTLAQRQTSPRWQDIQQKLQPGEVLIDIVRSQGKDETEIYYTALLLQPQQAPQWIPLHNGYQLESRYLPFYRKSIALQKTDTLSYRYFWEPLRQAIGDAKRLYLCPDGAYHQVNLLSLLLPDKGKYLHELLDIRLLVSPQELLYRHAETQPQQLDLKNQSIYLFGYPLYEVGPSSDKLSPDSAALKEGAGFREILGQDSTQRLLNTEGRIAMLPGTQTEVMHIAQMAEQAGMKVSLFVLEQARETALKQLEQAYMLHVATHGFFLPAPQRQSRYYRLFNDPLKRSGLLLAGASQGLQGIQQGQNDGILYAHEVLGLRLENTALVVLSACETGLGELSNGEGVYGLQRAFRQAGAQRVLMSLWTVSDEATQALMSLFYQYALLEKLPTHEAFRKAQEQLRSRYPHPYYWGAFVLVGGD